In one window of Bos taurus isolate L1 Dominette 01449 registration number 42190680 breed Hereford chromosome 15, ARS-UCD2.0, whole genome shotgun sequence DNA:
- the OR52A1E gene encoding olfactory receptor family 52 subfamily A member 1E translates to MSISNVTIFMPSVLTLIGIPGLESVQCWIGIPFCAMYLIAMIGNFLLLIIIISEHSLHQPMYIFLGMLGVTDIALSTSIVPKMLGIFWFHVTEIYFDSCLLQMWLIHTFQCTESGILLAMALDRYVAICYPLRHAAIFSHQLVTQIAAMVTLRAAILVAPCLVLIRFRLQFYHTTVISHSYCEHMAVVKLAAENIRVNKIYGLFVAFTVAGLDIVLIMLSYIQIFITVFRLPQKEARLKAFNTCVAHICVFLQFYSLGFFSFFAHRFGSHIPPYIHILFSSTYLLVPPFLNPLVYGAKTKQIRVPMVKIFCSKNLL, encoded by the coding sequence ATGTCCATTTCCAACGTTACAATCTTCATGCCTTCTGTGTTGACCCTTATAGGGATCCCAGGCCTAGAGTCTGTGCAGTGTTGGATTGGGATTCCATTTTGTGCCATGTATCTAATCGCTATGATTGGAAATTTCTTGCTTTTGATTATCATCATATCAGAACACAGCCTCCATCAGCCCATGTATATTTTCCTAGGCATGTTAGGAGTCACAGATATTGCTCTCAGCACAAGCATTGTGCCCAAGATGCTTGGAATCTTCTGGTTTCATGTAACAGAGATATATTTTGATTCTTGCTTGCTTCAAATGTGGCTCATCCACACATTTCAGTGCACAGAATCAGGCATCCTCCTAGCCATGGCCCTGGACCGCTATGTAGCCATCTGTTATCCTCTCAGACATGCTGCCATCTTCTCTCACCAGTTAGTCACTCAAATAGCAGCTATGGTAACACTCAGGGCTGCCATTCTTGTAGCACCATGCCTAGTACTGATAAGGTTTCGATTACAGTTTTACCATACAACAGTCATCTCTCATTCCTACTGTGAACATATGGCTGTTGTGAAACTGGCTGCAGAAAATATCAGGGTCAACAAAATCTATGGTTTGTTTGTGGCCTTCACTGTTGCTGGGCTTGACATTGTATTAATCATGTTGTCCTACATACAGATATTCATCACAGTTTTTCGTTTGCCTCAGAAGGAGGCTAGGTTGAAAGCATTCAACACTTGTGTCGCTCACATCTGTGTCTTCCTCCAGTTCTACTCCCTtggtttcttctccttttttgcaCATAGATTTGGTTCTCACATTCCTCCTTATATTCACATCCTCTTTTCTAGCACTTATCTGCTGGTCCCTCCATTTCTTAATCCACTTGTCTATGGTGCAAAGACCAAGCAGATCCGTGTCCCTAtggtaaaaatattttgttcaaaAAATTTACTGTGA